A single region of the Garra rufa chromosome 6, GarRuf1.0, whole genome shotgun sequence genome encodes:
- the slc5a3a gene encoding solute carrier family 5 member 3a gives MASTMEAADIVVVAMYFVLVLCFGFFAMRKANRGTVSGYFLAGRSMNWIMIGASLFVSNIGSEHFIGLAGSGAASGFAVGAWEFNAILLLQLLGWVFIPVYIHSGVYTMPEYLSKRFGGKRLKVFFASLTLLLYIFTKLSVDLYSGALFIQESLGWNLYVSIILLISMTALLTVTGGLVAVIYTDTLQAFLMISGALCLMGISLVKVGGLEGLHTKYMNAFPNVTAIVLGKNITYADSCHVHPKPDSFKILRGPLDKDLPWPAFLLGQTPASIWYWCADQVIVQRVLAARNIAHAKGSTLMAGVLKVLPMFIIVIPGMISRVLFADELACISPEHCMQVCNNKAGCTNTAYPRLVMNVMPVGLRGLMMAVMLAALMSDLDSIFNSASTIFTLDIYKMVRHQASSKELMVVGRMFVILIVAISIAWVPFVVEMQGGQMFLYIQEVSDYLTPPIAALFLLGVLWKRCNETGAFWGGIVGFLLGAVRLILAFVYKEPDCDTTDDRPAFIKDVHFMYVAAVLFWVAGLVTVVVSLCTDPPSKEQIATTTLWGLRNRNQSESSKLKELSVETKKETMDVVEIKPSPQNIPKGPEILPNGHLESQHTHKQQGIDHVGGGKGQCVKCFEWFCGYNKNLEEPDSPFENDDRNATEEMLREPPKTKIILNLGLLLVCTLGIFLFVYFSL, from the coding sequence ATGGCATCGACAATGGAAGCAGCCGATATCGTTGTTGTTGCCATGTACTTCGTTCTTGTCCTATGCTTTGGCTTTTTTGCAATGCGGAAGGCAAATCGAGGCACCGTGAGCGGATACTTCCTGGCCGGTCGTTCTATGAACTGGATAATGATCGGTGCATCGCTGTTCGTGAGTAACATCGGCAGCGAGCACTTCATTGGTCTCGCCGGCTCAGGTGCGGCTAGCGGTTTTGCCGTAGGCGCTTGGGAGTTCAATGCGATTCTACTGCTGCAGCTCCTGGGATGGGTCTTCATACCCGTTTACATTCACTCAGGTGTGTACACCATGCCAGAATACCTCTCGAAAAGATTCGGCGGTAAGCGGCTGAAGGTTTTCTTCGCATCCCTAACTCTACTCCTCTACATTTTCACCAAGCTCTCAGTGGATCTATATTCCGGAGCGCTCTTTATCCAGGAATCTCTGGGATGGAATCTCTACGTGTCTATTATCCTGCTCATCTCCATGACGGCTCTTCTCACGGTCACCGGTGGCCTGGTGGCGGTCATCTACACGGACACTCTGCAGGCGTTCCTCATGATTTCAGGAGCGCTGTGCCTGATGGGTATCAGTTTAGTTAAAGTAGGAGGCCTCGAGGGTTTGCACACCAAGTACATGAACGCCTTTCCCAACGTCACTGCCATTGTGCTCGGGAAAAACATCACCTACGCAGATTCCTGCCATGTGCATCCTAAACCAGATTCGTTTAAGATCTTAAGAGGTCCACTGGATAAAGACCTCCCGTGGCCTGCTTTTCTTCTGGGCCAGACTCCAGCCTCTATCTGGTACTGGTGCGCAGACCAAGTCATAGTCCAGAGAGTCCTAGCAGCTCGGAATATCGCCCACGCCAAAGGGTCAACCCTAATGGCGGGCGTACTAAAAGTCTTACCGATGTTTATCATTGTGATTCCAGGGATGATCTCACGTGTGCTCTTTGCTGATGAACTTGCTTGCATCAGTCCAGAGCATTGCATGCAAGTCTGCAACAACAAAGCCGGTTGCACTAACACCGCCTATCCTCGCCTCGTCATGAACGTCATGCCCGTAGGTCTACGAGGCTTGATGATGGCGGTGATGCTCGCCGCTCTCATGAGCGACCTAGACTCGATCTTTAACAGCGCCAGTACTATCTTCACCCTTGATATCTATAAGATGGTACGCCACCAGGCTTCCTCCAAAGAGCTCATGGTGGTGGGACGCATGTTTGTGATCCTCATAGTGGCCATTAGCATTGCCTGGGTCCCATTCGTCGTTGAGATGCAAGGGGGTCAGATGTTCCTCTATATTCAGGAGGTCTCGGATTACCTTACGCCACCCATAGCTGCACTGTTCCTGCTTGGCGTCCTCTGGAAACGTTGCAATGAGACCGGTGCATTCTGGGGTGGAATAGTGGGCTTCTTGCTTGGAGCCGTAAGACTCATTCTTGCCTTCGTTTATAAAGAGCCGGACTGTGACACAACCGATGACCGCCCTGCTTTCATCAAGGATGTTCATTTCATGTATGTAGCGGCTGTGTTGTTTTGGGTTGCGGGGCTTGTGACAGTAGTCGTCAGTCTTTGTACGGATCCTCCGAGCAAGGAACAGATTGCTACAACTACTTTGTGGGGACTGCGCAACAGGAATCAATCTGAGAGCAGCAAACTTAAAGAGCTTTCTGTAGAAACAAAAAAAGAGACAATGGATGTAGTGGAAATTAAGCCATCACCTCAGAATATTCCAAAAGGGCCTGAAATACTTCCAAATGGCCACTTGGAGTCTCAGCATACCCACAAACAACAGGGCATTGATCATGTAGGCGGAGGTAAGGGACAGTGCGTGAAATGCTTTGAGTGGTTCTGTGGGTATAATAAAAATCTCGAGGAACCAGATTCACCTTTTGAAAATGACGACAGGAATGCTACTGAGGAGATGCTCCGAGAACCTCCGAAAACCAAAATTATTCTTAACCTCGGGCTCTTGTTAGTGTGCACTCTTGGAATTTTCTTGTTTGTGTACTTCTCTTTGTAA
- the LOC141336977 gene encoding 2-oxoglutarate receptor 1-like, whose product MSNLYYGSSNSSSDNCTNVDDLVKRYYLPAMYGAIFIVGVVGNITALLVYVVKVRPWKSSTIIMVNLVITDLLFMISLPFLTYYYVSDDSWNLGIIMCRFARFIFHFNLYGSILFLTCLAIFRYVAVVHPTHGRIIKQKRWGTLACLLGWIVAVAEISPIFNSFDIVEHNNKTYCLDLASSKVHIIWPYSWALTVLGYLVPLIIVCVCYWRIINVLKKGPHMGSSKRVRARRLIVLILACFIICFFPFHLLRALRIYTKLTPDTDCMLDRWVHAAYIISRPIAVLNIIFNLPLYTLSGDCFKQAFVEMFKCDRLMSKTKGSVKVAVISKPETDSVQDQSTSKVKDITDT is encoded by the coding sequence ATGAGCAACCTTTACTACGGCTCGAGCAACAGCTCGAGCGACAACTGCACCAACGTGGACGATCTGGTGAAGCGCTACTATCTGCCCGCTATGTACGGTGCGATCTTCATCGTCGGCGTGGTGGGAAACATCACCGCTCTGCTGGTGTACGTGGTCAAAGTTCGTCCCTGGAAGAGCAGCACCATCATCATGGTGAACCTCGTCATCACCGACCTCCTCTTTATGATCTCCCTGCCCTTCCTGACCTACTACTATGTCTCTGATGACTCGTGGAACCTGGGCATCATCATGTGTCGCTTCGCACGCTTCATCTTCCACTTCAACCTCTACGGCAGCATCCTCTTCCTCACCTGCCTGGCCATTTTCCGCTACGTGGCGGTCGTTCATCCGACGCACGGACGAATCATCAAGCAGAAGCGTTGGGGAACGCTGGCTTGCCTCCTGGGCTGGATCGTGGCTGTTGCAGAAATAAGTCCAATTTTTAATTCCTTTGACATCGTGGAACACAACAACAAAACCTACTGCTTGGATCTCGCGAGCAGCAAAGTGCATATCATCTGGCCTTATAGTTGGGCATTGACCGTGCTTGGATATCTGGTTCCTCTAATCATAGTCTGTGTTTGCTATTGGCGCATCATTAATGTGCTAAAGAAGGGTCCTCACATGGGAAGCAGCAAACGGGTTCGAGCGAGGCGGCTCATCGTGTTGATTCTGGCATGTTTCATCATCTGCTTTTTCCCTTTTCACCTCCTACGGGCTTTGAGGATCTACACGAAACTCACTCCGGACACCGACTGCATGCTGGACCGCTGGGTTCACGCTGCGTATATCATCTCAAGGCCCATTGCTGTACTCAACATCATTTTCAACCTGCCGCTCTATACGCTATCAGGGGATTGTTTTAAGCAGGCCTTCGTGGAAATGTTCAAATGTGATCGGCTCATGTCCAAAACTAAAGGGTCTGTTAAAGTGGCTGTGATCAGCAAACCTGAAACTGACAGCGTGCAGGATCAAAGCACTTCCAAAGTCAAAGATATAACCGATACATGA